From the genome of Bifidobacterium asteroides, one region includes:
- a CDS encoding CCA tRNA nucleotidyltransferase, translating to MDFQVWPEAIELGRLFAEQGFELALVGGPVRDLLLRRPSHDLDFCTSARPEQFEPILRHWGSGFWDMGRKFGTLGALRRRSDGTEVKVEVTTYRRDTYDPNSRKPEVDYGDSLEGDLSRRDFTVNAMALRVPDLVFVDPYRGANDLAKQVLRTPVDPRQSFDDDPLRMMRAVRFVAQLGFTIAPETAEAITRMTDRISIVSAERIRDELTKLMLADHPVQGIEALVQSGLADIVLPEVPALQLEIDEHHRHKDVFEHTLMVLDRAIALETGPDGPVPAPDLTLRLAALLHDIGKPATRRFEPGGKVSFHHHDAVGARLARKRLKALRFDHHLIADVCDLISMHLRFHGYVDERWTDAAVRRYARETGPLYERLNRLTRADATTRNKRKAQVFSSAMDELEDRVAQLRRQEDLDAIRPDLDGRQIMQILGLKPGPQVGRAYRHMLDYRLDQGPVDRGTAERELRDWWQRQGQA from the coding sequence GTGGATTTCCAAGTTTGGCCGGAGGCCATCGAGCTCGGGCGCCTTTTCGCCGAGCAGGGATTTGAACTGGCGTTGGTAGGGGGTCCTGTACGCGATCTGCTCCTGCGCCGGCCCTCCCACGACCTGGATTTCTGCACTTCGGCCAGGCCCGAGCAGTTCGAGCCCATCCTGCGTCACTGGGGGTCGGGATTCTGGGACATGGGGCGCAAATTCGGCACCTTGGGCGCGCTTCGGCGGCGTTCCGACGGCACCGAGGTCAAGGTGGAGGTGACCACCTACCGGCGAGACACCTATGATCCCAACTCCCGCAAGCCCGAGGTGGACTACGGGGACAGTCTTGAGGGCGACCTCTCCCGGCGTGACTTCACCGTCAACGCCATGGCCCTGCGGGTGCCCGATCTGGTCTTCGTGGACCCCTACCGGGGGGCCAACGACCTGGCCAAGCAGGTGCTGCGGACCCCGGTGGATCCCCGCCAATCCTTCGACGACGACCCCCTGCGGATGATGCGGGCCGTGCGGTTCGTGGCCCAGCTGGGTTTCACCATCGCTCCGGAGACCGCAGAGGCCATCACCCGCATGACCGATCGAATCAGCATCGTCTCGGCCGAACGGATTCGTGACGAGCTGACCAAGCTCATGCTGGCCGATCATCCCGTCCAGGGCATCGAGGCTCTGGTGCAGTCCGGCCTGGCCGACATCGTGCTGCCCGAAGTCCCAGCCCTGCAGCTGGAGATAGACGAGCATCACCGGCACAAGGACGTCTTCGAGCACACCCTGATGGTGCTGGACCGGGCCATCGCCCTGGAGACCGGACCTGACGGACCTGTGCCCGCCCCGGATCTGACCCTGCGCCTGGCTGCCCTGCTGCACGACATCGGCAAACCCGCTACCAGGCGCTTTGAGCCCGGCGGCAAGGTCAGCTTCCATCACCATGATGCAGTCGGAGCCAGGCTGGCCCGCAAGCGGCTCAAGGCCTTGCGCTTCGACCACCACCTGATTGCTGACGTCTGCGACCTGATCTCCATGCACCTGCGTTTCCACGGCTATGTGGACGAGCGGTGGACCGATGCGGCCGTACGCCGCTATGCCCGGGAGACCGGGCCCCTTTACGAGCGGCTCAACCGTCTGACCCGGGCTGATGCCACCACCCGCAACAAGCGCAAGGCCCAGGTCTTCTCCTCCGCCATGGACGAACTGGAGGACAGGGTGGCTCAGCTGCGCCGGCAGGAGGACCTGGATGCTATCCGGCCCGACTTGGATGGACGACAGATCATGCAGATCCTGGGCCTGAAGCCCGGCCCACAGGTGGGGCGCGCCTACCGGCACATGCTGGACTACCGCCTTGACCAGGGTCCGGTCGACCGGGGGACAGCTGAACGGGAACTGCGGGATTGGTGGCAGAGACAGGGCCAGGCCTGA
- a CDS encoding NUDIX hydrolase produces MITPADMARMLAHSADSADIHARGQQSRDHLVETVSERLDPQVRERIQVEDDVPTPARMPRHKHDSGPSTFASLDAQELPVVREYSAGGLIFDRHDRVAIIARHSRSGHLEWCLPKGHIERGETPEQTAVREVHEETGILGKVTDSIATIDYWFTGTDQRIHKLVHHFVLRMIGGSLSVEGDPDHEAEDAIWVDFSDLTSVLSYPNERKIAWLYARKYKKQL; encoded by the coding sequence ATGATTACGCCCGCGGACATGGCGCGCATGCTTGCACATAGCGCCGACTCTGCGGACATCCATGCCCGCGGCCAGCAGAGTCGGGACCATCTTGTGGAAACCGTAAGCGAACGTCTGGATCCGCAGGTCCGCGAGCGCATACAGGTCGAGGATGACGTTCCCACGCCTGCCCGCATGCCCCGGCACAAGCACGATTCCGGTCCTTCCACTTTTGCCTCCCTTGATGCCCAGGAGCTGCCGGTGGTGCGCGAATATTCGGCGGGTGGGCTGATTTTCGATCGGCATGACCGAGTGGCCATCATCGCCCGGCACTCCCGCTCGGGCCACCTGGAATGGTGCCTGCCCAAGGGGCATATCGAGAGGGGGGAAACACCCGAGCAGACAGCGGTGCGCGAGGTCCACGAGGAGACGGGAATACTGGGTAAGGTGACCGATTCCATCGCCACCATTGATTACTGGTTCACCGGAACCGACCAGCGGATCCACAAGCTGGTTCATCATTTCGTCCTGCGGATGATCGGCGGATCCCTGAGCGTGGAGGGCGACCCCGATCATGAGGCCGAAGATGCCATCTGGGTGGACTTCTCTGACCTGACCTCGGTGCTCAGTTACCCCAATGAGCGTAAAATAGCCTGGCTCTACGCGAGGAAGTACAAAAAACAGCTATGA